CCGTCAGCGCCCGTGCGTTGCGTGGGGCGAAGAAGGACTGACGGGCCAGCTTCGGCAAGGCGCGCTTGTCCACACACCAGAGCTGGAGTGCGTCCTCCCACTCACCCAGCTCGGCCACGGCGCGCACATCCGGCGCATCGCGGTAGAGGCTGTTGAGGTTGTGCACGAGCGCGGAGAGGTCCTCCACCTCCCAGCGCTCCGTCACGTCGCCCGCCATCACGTGCAGCTCCAGCACGGGGCGCTCGCGGACATCCACCACCTTGAAGCGGCGGGCCGCGCCGCCCATCGCGTTGGTCAGCGGCCCCACCAGCTCATCGGCGCGCACGCCGTACCCCACGGACAGGCCCCCATCGAGCAGCCCCGCATCACACAGGCGCAACAGGGAGACATGGGGTGGCTCCCCGCGCGGCAGCAACTCCGCGGCGGCGTCACGGTCCTTGAGGAGTCGCTCCCGCAGGAGCACGTCGAGCAATGAGGCCATCTGAAGCCACAGCCTATCGCTCCTCGCCGCTCCAGTAGTCCACCTCCGCGGACAGCGGCAGCGTGGTGAACAGGGTGCGAGCGGCCTTGTCTCCCCCCGGGGCACTGCCCGCGGAGACGACCACCTTCTCCGAGTCCGAGTACACCATCACGTCCGGCTCCAGCATGGTGGAGAAGGCGAGGTAGCGCAGCGGCGCGTCACCGTCGTTCAGGAGCTGATGCGCCCCAGCCGCTC
This genomic window from Myxococcus hansupus contains:
- a CDS encoding cupin domain-containing protein, which translates into the protein MQYRRKQLGAAAKGRKLGCSLMELPSGKHAWPRHYHLANEEAYVILSGTGRLRLGEDTLVVKAGDYVALPVGAAGAHQLLNDGDAPLRYLAFSTMLEPDVMVYSDSEKVVVSAGSAPGGDKAARTLFTTLPLSAEVDYWSGEER